A region of Lycium barbarum isolate Lr01 chromosome 3, ASM1917538v2, whole genome shotgun sequence DNA encodes the following proteins:
- the LOC132632399 gene encoding E3 ubiquitin-protein ligase RING1-like, with product MSSTGAITKNYHCYECEHTVTITSSPNSELTCPNCNSAFLEDSDTAPIPNPNPNNNNHPFFSAATSDDLPFGGAAAGGFPIVFSSSSAGGAGNSVPFDDLNALFNGMSGAGSGRSNNQFDPFAFLNNYFNTMRAGGAGGGANVQLIFENHPGGEFRVPGNLGDYFLGPGLEQLIQQLAENDPNRYGTPPASKSVVAGLPDVKIKEELLDSDSSQCAVCKDTFELGEVAKQIPCKHIYHKDCIMPWLEMHNSCPVCRYELPTDDPDYENRKTSQSQTANTSNVNTNTSSNNNNNSNSVNDNTNNTGWIFGGSEGGGGNQENSRTGERRLRIPLQWLFRGLGSPAETSNSGGASNDTNNRNNNNNTSNDGPREESNPDSGGQARQEDLD from the coding sequence atgTCGTCGACCGGAGCAATAACGAAGAATTACCACTGTTACGAATGTGAACATACAGTCACCATTACATCATCACCAAATTCCGAACTCACTTGTCCCAATTGCAACTCCGCCTTTCTAGAAGATTCCGATACGGCCCCAATCCCTAACCCTAAccctaacaacaacaaccaccccTTCTTCTCCGCCGCCACCTCCGATGACCTCCCATTCGGAGGCGCCGCCGCCGGCGGATTCCCAAtcgtcttctcctcctcctccgcAGGCGGCGCCGGTAATTCCGTCCCTTTCGATGATCTCAACGCTCTATTTAACGGTATGTCTGGTGCTGGTTCGGGTCGATCCAACAATCAATTTGACCCGTTTGCTTTTCTCAACAACTATTTCAATACTATGAGAGCTGGTGGTGCTGGTGGTGGTGCGAATGTTCAGTTGATATTTGAGAATCATCCCGGTGGTGAATTTAGGGTTCCAGGGAATTTGGGGGATTATTTTCTTGGGCCGGGGCTTGAGCAATTGATTCAACAGCTAGCGGAAAATGATCCGAATCGTTATGGTACGCCACCGGCTTCGAAATCGGTTGTTGCTGGGCTTCCTGATGTTAAGATTAAAGAGGAGTTGTTGGATTCGGATTCGTCTCAATGTGCTGTTTGTAAAGATACTTTTGAACTCGGTGAGGTGGCGAAACAGATACCTTGtaaacatatatatcataaggATTGTATAATGCCGTGGTTGGAAATGCATAATTCTTGCCCTGTTTGTCGGTATGAGTTGCCAACTGATGATCCTGATTATGAGAATAGGAAAACATCGCAGTCTCAGACTGCTAATACTAGTAATGTGAATACCAATactagtagtaataataataataatagtaattccGTCAACGACAACACCAATAATACTGGTTGGATATTTGGGGGTTCAGAAGGTGGTGGGGGAAATCAGGAGAATTCTCGAACAGGAGAGAGGAGGCTTAGGATACCATTACAATGGCTTTTTAGGGGACTTGGATCACCTGCTGAGACGAGCAACAGTGGAGGAGCGAGCAATGATACTAACAAtcgcaacaacaacaataatacgaGCAACGATGGTCCTCGTGAGGAGTCTAATCCGGATTCTGGAGGGCAAGCGAGGCAGGAGGATCTCGATTAA